In one Temnothorax longispinosus isolate EJ_2023e unplaced genomic scaffold, Tlon_JGU_v1 HiC_scaffold_32, whole genome shotgun sequence genomic region, the following are encoded:
- the LOC139824308 gene encoding uncharacterized protein: protein MFGKVPPPSNTPGPPNNNGGQTSAKSSCIWPATTGTASCLPCFSVEETPTVSTDDKVKPWRPMKDNDSDDSPTVVSEAPSNSLQPPLSLTDATFVAIEPPRPCRTDKTTTTCASACTKTLAKCSPKEGSSQVGRSHANAMQKCPGQNCSNYSKTGVGRSRRPQSTSTGRNFNVESCTRDYAKTAKKIVAVNREPPSGREPFQTCNEQQSKCLQGYAPAATVAAKLSSARSSETIHHTSLPGGKRSSNEDLLTDTCANYFAMSNGAMSNVPVVSEQSLHAHQKPAVPKMIDVKGGAGDSATAIASCEDNTCDSDFTTSTLSRDRTLRRVSNEVQQSCVSCLPQNLPTELQSSTSPRNYKDLKEKCRDSLWRPTETS from the coding sequence ATGTTCGGGAAAGTGCCGCCGCCGTCGAACACGCCGGGTCCGCCTAATAATAACGGCGGCCAGACGTCAGCCAAGTCGTCGTGCATCTGGCCGGCGACGACGGGCACGGCATCCTGTCTGCCGTGCTTCTCGGTGGAGGAGACGCCGACAGTGAGCACCGACGACAAGGTGAAACCTTGGCGACCGATGAAGGACAACGATTCCGACGATTCGCCCACCGTGGTCTCCGAGGCTCCCAGCAACTCCCTGCAGCCGCCCCTCAGTTTGACGGACGCCACTTTCGTCGCGATCGAGCCGCCTAGGCCCTGCAGGACTGACAAAACGACGACGACCTGCGCATCCGCTTGTACCAAGACCCTGGCCAAGTGTTCACCCAAGGAAGGCTCGTCGCAAGTTGGAAGGAGTCACGCCAACGCGATGCAGAAGTGTCCCGGTCAGAACTGCTCGAATTATTCCAAGACCGGCGTCGGTAGATCGCGACGACCGCAGTCTACGTCGACCGGGAGAAATTTTAACGTCGAGTCGTGTACGAGAGACTATGCGAAAACCGCAAAGAAGATTGTTGCCGTTAATCGAGAGCCTCCGAGCGGCAGGGAGCCGTTTCAGACGTGTAACGAGCAGCAGTCCAAGTGCTTGCAGGGATACGCCCCCGCGGCTACGGTCGCTGCCAAATTGTCTTCCGCGAGATCTTCCGAAACGATTCACCACACGTCGCTGCCGGGCGGGAAAAGGTCCAGTAACGAGGACCTCCTGACGGACACGTGCGCGAATTACTTCGCGATGTCGAATGGCGCGATGTCCAATGTGCCGGTCGTGAGCGAGCAGTCGTTGCACGCGCATCAGAAGCCGGCGGTTCCGAAGATGATCGACGTCAAAGGCGGCGCCGGCGATTCCGCGACCGCCATCGCGTCCTGCGAGGATAACACCTGCGACAGCGACTTCACCACTTCGACGCTATCCAGAGACAGGACGTTGAGGAGGGTCAGCAACGAGGTGCAGCAGAGTTGCGTGTCCTGCCTGCCGCAGAATCTTCCCACGGAACTGCAGTCGTCCACCTCGCCGAGAAACTACAAGGATCTCAAGGAGAAGTGTCGCGATTCTCTTTGGCGGCCTACAGAGACGTCATAG